In one window of uncultured Acetobacteroides sp. DNA:
- a CDS encoding rubrerythrin, translating to MENVKGTRTEQNLLKAFAGESQASRRYKMFAKKAQEEGYEQIAAIFNETALNEDEHARIYFSFLEGGMVEITASYPAGVVGTTVENLAAAAGGEEEEWSVLYPEFARIAEEEGFKKIATHFKLIAAVEKTHMERYRKLQKRVEEEKVFEREEEVEWICRECGYHHKGKKAPKTCPNCLKSQAYFEEYNDKY from the coding sequence ATGGAAAACGTAAAAGGAACAAGAACAGAGCAGAATCTGCTCAAGGCTTTTGCTGGCGAATCGCAGGCAAGCCGTCGCTACAAGATGTTTGCCAAGAAGGCACAAGAGGAGGGGTACGAGCAAATTGCTGCCATCTTCAACGAAACTGCGCTTAACGAGGACGAGCATGCGCGCATTTACTTCAGCTTCCTTGAGGGAGGAATGGTAGAAATTACGGCCAGCTATCCTGCTGGTGTTGTTGGAACGACTGTCGAGAACTTAGCAGCCGCTGCTGGTGGCGAAGAGGAGGAGTGGAGCGTACTTTACCCCGAATTCGCTCGCATTGCCGAAGAGGAAGGCTTCAAAAAAATTGCGACTCACTTTAAGCTTATTGCCGCTGTTGAGAAAACTCACATGGAGCGTTACCGTAAGCTGCAGAAAAGAGTTGAGGAGGAGAAGGTTTTTGAGAGAGAGGAAGAGGTTGAGTGGATTTGCCGAGAGTGTGGCTATCACCATAAAGGGAAGAAGGCGCCCAAGACCTGTCCAAACTGCCTAAAGTCTCAGGCATACTTCGAGGAGTATAACGACAAGTACTAA
- a CDS encoding acyltransferase family protein yields MVVSRHMGLDLLRILSALGVVLIHVSAPFVTQNMKLINETFWAANLFNTLGRFSVPIFIIISGYFVLKPIPNLAGFYRKRFVRILLPFICWAVVYILWSFLFDHTRSSKIWEGVLWGKPYFHLWFLGMLMGLYAVAPLLSDLLHRIGTHNFAFVAVGAFILAMGIDAWDNYAHNRGWIGVWWVSYLGYFMIGACLRSFGNGLCCRWRLTLVAILCYAMVFTFTGLLFEAKHYVWYFYGYLSITSIVGSIALVNLFRIIQVPESWILSELSDLTFGIYLIHMIPLSIIKRYWHSSLVDDPYLNILLIALIVFASSAIAVWLLAKVKPIKKLML; encoded by the coding sequence ATGGTAGTAAGCAGGCATATGGGGCTCGACTTGTTGCGCATTCTCTCGGCGCTTGGCGTGGTGCTTATCCATGTTTCGGCTCCGTTTGTCACCCAAAATATGAAGTTGATAAACGAGACGTTTTGGGCGGCTAATCTTTTTAATACGCTGGGTCGCTTTAGCGTTCCAATCTTTATTATCATTAGCGGGTACTTTGTGCTAAAACCCATTCCGAACCTTGCTGGTTTTTACCGAAAGCGCTTTGTCCGCATATTGCTACCCTTTATTTGTTGGGCGGTTGTGTACATTCTTTGGTCGTTCCTCTTCGATCATACCCGTTCGTCTAAGATTTGGGAGGGCGTGCTCTGGGGAAAACCGTACTTCCATCTTTGGTTTCTGGGAATGCTGATGGGGTTGTATGCCGTAGCCCCGCTGCTAAGCGATTTGCTCCATCGTATAGGGACGCATAACTTTGCTTTTGTTGCGGTTGGCGCCTTTATTCTGGCAATGGGGATTGACGCATGGGATAACTACGCCCACAATCGGGGGTGGATTGGTGTTTGGTGGGTGTCGTACCTGGGATACTTTATGATTGGCGCTTGCCTACGGTCGTTTGGCAATGGTCTTTGCTGCCGATGGAGGTTGACGCTGGTTGCCATCCTTTGCTATGCGATGGTGTTTACCTTTACGGGGCTACTCTTCGAGGCTAAGCACTACGTTTGGTACTTTTACGGCTACCTAAGCATTACCTCGATAGTTGGATCTATTGCTTTGGTAAATCTCTTCCGTATTATTCAGGTTCCAGAGAGCTGGATTTTGTCGGAACTCTCCGATTTAACCTTTGGCATCTACCTTATCCACATGATACCCCTTAGCATCATTAAGCGCTACTGGCACTCCAGTCTTGTGGATGATCCTTATCTTAACATCTTGCTCATCGCCCTGATCGTATTTGCCTCCTCGGCTATTGCCGTTTGGCTCTTGGCAAAGGTGAAGCCTATAAAGAAGCTGATGCTGTAG
- the truA gene encoding tRNA pseudouridine(38-40) synthase TruA → MSRFKLTLEYDGSAFHGWQLLKGHSSVQGKIMDACREVFKTDKFELYGSGRTDAGVHALGQVAHLDVATKLSTTQMRYKLNDNLPASISIISIDEVDLKFHARYDAIARSYVYQIATRKTAFGKKYAYWIKDDLNVVDMQAAADMLVGMKDFRSFGDKDSETKSTIVEVTSVEVYREGDSIIVHVVGSHFLWKMVRRMVGVLIEVGRGNITASKLRSFFEQHSDEPAKLTVPPSGLYLEHVYYPGDKINDKPISLLYIR, encoded by the coding sequence ATGTCACGCTTTAAGCTTACGTTAGAATATGATGGATCAGCCTTTCACGGCTGGCAGCTGCTAAAAGGGCACAGCTCGGTGCAGGGGAAGATAATGGATGCCTGCCGCGAGGTGTTTAAAACCGATAAGTTCGAGCTCTACGGCTCGGGAAGAACCGACGCAGGCGTTCATGCGCTCGGTCAGGTTGCCCACCTAGACGTTGCCACCAAGCTTTCCACCACCCAAATGCGCTATAAGCTTAACGATAACCTGCCCGCATCCATCTCCATCATCAGCATCGACGAGGTCGACCTCAAGTTTCACGCACGCTACGACGCCATTGCCCGCAGCTACGTCTACCAAATTGCCACGCGAAAGACCGCATTCGGCAAAAAATACGCCTACTGGATAAAGGACGACCTCAACGTTGTGGATATGCAGGCGGCCGCCGACATGCTGGTTGGCATGAAAGACTTTCGCTCGTTTGGCGACAAGGATTCCGAGACCAAGTCGACCATCGTGGAGGTAACCAGCGTCGAAGTTTACCGCGAAGGCGACTCCATCATCGTCCATGTTGTCGGCTCGCACTTCCTATGGAAGATGGTTCGCCGCATGGTTGGCGTGCTCATCGAGGTGGGACGAGGCAACATAACCGCATCCAAGCTGCGCAGCTTCTTCGAACAACACTCCGACGAGCCCGCAAAGCTAACCGTTCCGCCATCGGGGCTCTACCTCGAGCACGTTTACTACCCTGGTGATAAGATCAACGACAAGCCGATTTCACTACTTTACATCCGATAA
- a CDS encoding patatin-like phospholipase family protein encodes MKRLILILLISAFTLPSVAQTSPKVGLVLSGGGAKGFAHIGLLRLIDSLHIKVDYITGTSMGSVIGGLYAVGYSADSIKNIVLSQNWSMIVSNRVELNGISPDVKEEYGRYIYEMPVDRRGSRLASALVEGQFMSNMLNYFLYPVRDVSSFDSLPIPIHCISTDLLTGEKCVLREGSLPLAIRASLAIPSVFSPVYFEGRLMVDGGVVRNFPVQEVKEMGAQIIIGGHTGFRTFNEEEIRKPVNQVIQSFAFNAISDFNEQRKMVDLLVDFNDVLGKYTAGDFPAYREIIRLGEVEARKHLPELMAIAAAQRSDTLPTVVAPHSARRVSVPITAVKILSEKGEPLSEDLKEVVRLRLGIILGEEYTAGELNQTMNRIYSSLFFAKVTYEFEHNASGLTLVVKVKENTPGSLKFAIHYDTKESAGIILASEFRNFLVPQSRVVAAVDLSDRVKVRGVFHKYLGHQLSWWLRFTSELENYKVADAYLYVANNSTLCERGISQSLAIGKNLGLCNAISLSGGYERMLINRDEKFISFISGPNRLYRGDYWTAAFTFDRNKFNRKYFPTKGASLKVEVRGFFDNSMKARFGDTAEDQYLKGILTPSSGFSYPNQYQALADYSYLIPIHRRVTLCGNVYLGISSSGDSFLGSSSYLYPYAKFYVGGVETRSKANFVKAIGLQSGEFSAENVAVASLDLRYNFYRKFYFVPSASYCADSPKPLTIFKDALKVRDSFISYGASFMVDSFLGPVTLSVFKKKGAESWQSYFSFGYKF; translated from the coding sequence ATGAAAAGGCTGATACTGATACTTCTTATTAGCGCGTTTACCTTGCCGTCGGTGGCACAAACTTCGCCGAAGGTGGGCCTCGTACTGAGCGGCGGTGGGGCAAAAGGGTTTGCGCATATCGGTTTGCTGCGGCTTATCGACTCGCTCCACATCAAGGTCGACTACATCACCGGCACCAGCATGGGAAGCGTTATCGGCGGGCTGTACGCCGTGGGCTACAGCGCCGATAGCATCAAGAATATTGTCCTTTCGCAGAACTGGAGTATGATTGTCAGCAACCGGGTGGAGCTTAATGGCATTAGCCCCGATGTGAAGGAGGAGTACGGGAGGTACATCTACGAGATGCCCGTTGATCGGCGCGGTTCTCGTCTGGCTTCTGCGCTGGTGGAAGGGCAGTTTATGTCGAATATGCTGAACTATTTTCTGTATCCGGTGCGTGACGTTAGCTCGTTCGACTCGTTACCCATTCCGATTCACTGCATAAGCACCGATTTGCTCACCGGAGAGAAGTGCGTGCTGCGCGAAGGATCGTTGCCGCTTGCCATTAGGGCTTCGCTGGCTATCCCATCGGTGTTCTCGCCAGTATATTTCGAGGGGCGTTTGATGGTTGATGGCGGTGTTGTCCGCAATTTTCCCGTCCAGGAGGTCAAGGAGATGGGCGCGCAGATCATCATCGGCGGGCATACCGGGTTTCGAACCTTCAATGAGGAGGAGATCCGTAAGCCGGTGAACCAGGTTATTCAGTCGTTTGCCTTTAATGCCATCAGCGATTTTAACGAGCAGCGGAAGATGGTAGACCTGCTGGTGGACTTCAACGACGTTTTGGGCAAGTACACCGCTGGCGATTTTCCGGCGTATAGGGAAATAATTCGGCTAGGTGAGGTTGAAGCACGGAAGCATCTCCCCGAGCTAATGGCGATTGCCGCCGCGCAGCGGTCCGATACGCTGCCTACCGTTGTCGCTCCCCATAGCGCTAGGCGGGTTTCCGTCCCCATCACGGCGGTAAAGATCCTTTCCGAGAAGGGAGAGCCGCTTAGCGAGGATCTGAAGGAGGTGGTACGGCTGCGGTTGGGCATTATTCTGGGGGAGGAGTACACCGCCGGCGAGCTCAACCAGACCATGAACCGCATCTACAGCTCGCTTTTCTTCGCGAAGGTAACCTACGAGTTCGAGCATAACGCCTCGGGGCTTACGCTGGTGGTAAAGGTTAAGGAGAATACTCCCGGATCGCTGAAGTTCGCCATACACTACGATACGAAGGAATCGGCCGGAATTATCCTCGCCAGCGAGTTTCGGAACTTCCTCGTTCCGCAATCGCGGGTAGTTGCCGCCGTCGATCTTTCCGACAGGGTCAAGGTGCGAGGTGTTTTCCACAAATACTTGGGTCATCAGCTCAGCTGGTGGCTGCGCTTTACCAGCGAGCTCGAGAACTACAAGGTTGCAGATGCCTACCTTTACGTCGCCAATAATTCCACGCTCTGCGAAAGAGGGATAAGCCAGAGCCTTGCCATCGGTAAAAACCTCGGTTTATGCAACGCGATATCCCTTTCGGGCGGCTACGAGCGGATGCTCATCAACCGCGATGAAAAGTTTATCTCGTTTATCAGTGGTCCCAATCGGCTATACCGGGGCGACTACTGGACGGCTGCCTTTACCTTCGATCGAAACAAGTTCAACCGGAAGTACTTTCCCACCAAAGGCGCGTCGCTTAAGGTGGAGGTACGGGGCTTCTTCGACAATAGCATGAAGGCGCGCTTTGGCGACACCGCCGAGGACCAGTACCTGAAGGGTATTCTCACCCCTTCCAGCGGCTTCAGCTACCCCAACCAGTACCAGGCGCTCGCCGACTACAGCTACCTGATCCCCATCCATCGGCGGGTTACCCTTTGCGGCAACGTCTACCTAGGGATTAGCAGCTCCGGCGACTCGTTTTTGGGCAGCAGCAGCTACCTTTACCCCTACGCGAAGTTCTACGTTGGCGGCGTAGAAACCCGGTCGAAGGCGAACTTCGTGAAAGCCATTGGGCTTCAGAGCGGCGAATTCTCGGCAGAGAACGTTGCCGTTGCCTCCCTAGACCTTCGCTACAACTTCTACCGCAAGTTCTACTTCGTTCCCTCGGCTAGCTACTGCGCCGATTCGCCGAAACCCCTCACCATCTTCAAGGATGCCCTAAAGGTTCGCGACTCGTTTATTAGCTACGGGGCATCGTTTATGGTCGATAGCTTCTTGGGGCCTGTTACCCTATCCGTTTTCAAGAAGAAAGGTGCCGAATCGTGGCAGTCGTACTTCAGCTTTGGGTATAAGTTTTAG
- a CDS encoding GNAT family N-acetyltransferase: protein MMNIRLQHDTTNVDWNLVVTILQKVGMAYHTSEIHRRAFANSHTVVFAFDGELLVGFGRAISDGEYQAAIYDVAVHPDYQGNRIGKMILHDIVQSIPSCSFILYASPGKEKFYEKEGFRRMKTGMALFVSSERMQKNGFTE from the coding sequence ATGATGAACATACGACTACAGCACGATACAACAAATGTTGACTGGAATTTGGTGGTTACTATCCTCCAAAAGGTGGGTATGGCGTACCATACCAGCGAAATCCATCGCCGAGCCTTCGCGAATAGCCATACCGTTGTGTTTGCGTTCGACGGCGAGTTGTTGGTTGGCTTTGGCCGTGCCATTTCCGACGGCGAATACCAGGCTGCCATCTACGATGTTGCCGTGCATCCCGACTACCAAGGCAACAGAATTGGTAAAATGATCCTTCATGACATTGTTCAATCGATCCCCAGCTGCAGCTTTATCCTATACGCCTCGCCCGGTAAGGAAAAGTTCTACGAAAAGGAGGGCTTTAGGCGGATGAAAACGGGCATGGCGCTCTTCGTAAGCAGCGAGCGTATGCAGAAGAACGGCTTTACCGAGTAG
- a CDS encoding TlpA disulfide reductase family protein, giving the protein MKHSKIVAALAFTLLLLVSTGTRAQEKEQDRGYIVEVGQMAPDFTVTTTDGKTFKLSECRGKVVMIQFTASWCGVCRKEMPHIESEIWLPLKSKDFVLVGLDRDEAKDVVSAFAKKMNISYPLAPDPNSGVFTLYAKKEAGVTRNVIVDRDGKIVFLTRLYDEKEFNAMKEVLFKLVEK; this is encoded by the coding sequence ATGAAGCATTCAAAGATCGTTGCAGCGCTAGCGTTTACCCTACTGCTGCTGGTTAGCACGGGCACTCGTGCGCAGGAAAAGGAGCAGGATAGGGGTTACATTGTAGAGGTTGGGCAAATGGCGCCCGACTTTACCGTTACCACCACCGACGGTAAGACGTTTAAGCTATCCGAATGCCGCGGAAAAGTGGTAATGATTCAGTTTACCGCCAGCTGGTGCGGCGTTTGCCGAAAGGAGATGCCGCATATCGAGAGCGAAATATGGCTACCGCTCAAGAGCAAGGACTTTGTGCTGGTTGGTCTGGACCGCGACGAGGCTAAGGATGTGGTTTCCGCCTTCGCCAAGAAGATGAACATCAGCTATCCGCTGGCTCCCGATCCAAATTCGGGCGTATTTACGCTCTACGCCAAGAAGGAGGCTGGCGTAACCCGCAACGTTATCGTCGATAGGGACGGAAAGATCGTCTTCCTCACCCGCCTCTACGACGAAAAGGAGTTCAACGCCATGAAGGAGGTGCTCTTTAAGCTGGTGGAGAAGTAG
- the lepB gene encoding signal peptidase I: MRLISFVAIVAFSFVSDSFTFKVVSYSMYNTLKIEQIVNCEKSKSILRNDIIVFNEDYYSKGKEDAWIYRVIGISGDSVRIRNGNVFVNSIKEKPISSIKLQYQIKSKHDLVLSFLDESSCITQTSNEVVAFLSTNEIALIRKTYPSAKIARVCNYSSEGIISPEEGETWNSDNFGMLYIPRVGDTVKINERNKLLYHDIIGDGMPNDSTIVVKEKLYFVLGDNRYSAADSRFIGFVSESKIIGKVVSK; encoded by the coding sequence ATGAGGTTAATATCATTTGTTGCTATTGTTGCTTTCTCATTTGTCTCCGATAGCTTTACCTTTAAAGTGGTATCGTATAGCATGTACAATACTTTGAAAATAGAGCAAATAGTTAATTGTGAGAAGAGCAAGAGCATCCTTCGGAATGATATAATTGTATTTAATGAAGATTACTACTCGAAAGGAAAGGAGGATGCTTGGATTTATAGGGTTATTGGTATTTCAGGTGATAGCGTTAGAATTCGAAATGGAAATGTTTTTGTAAATTCTATAAAGGAAAAGCCTATAAGTAGCATTAAGTTACAATATCAGATTAAGTCAAAGCATGATCTTGTATTAAGCTTTTTAGATGAATCTTCCTGCATTACTCAAACATCCAATGAGGTCGTTGCTTTTCTATCTACGAATGAAATAGCACTTATTAGGAAAACATATCCTTCGGCAAAAATTGCAAGGGTTTGCAACTACTCATCCGAAGGAATTATTTCTCCAGAAGAGGGTGAAACTTGGAATTCTGATAATTTCGGAATGCTTTATATCCCTCGTGTTGGTGACACTGTGAAGATAAATGAGCGTAATAAGCTTTTATATCACGATATTATAGGAGATGGCATGCCTAATGATTCAACAATAGTGGTTAAGGAGAAATTATACTTTGTATTAGGTGATAATCGTTATTCTGCAGCAGATTCAAGATTTATTGGTTTTGTGTCAGAAAGCAAGATAATAGGGAAAGTAGTTAGTAAATAG
- a CDS encoding DUF4269 domain-containing protein has product MIDFRNIAYLRQGNARQQQAYALLTEHAVMETLQPFDPILVGSIPLNVGTETSDIDIICCWQTKSEFVDAVFRAFGTIENFSITDKNTDEGCIVRCQLTLHGVDIEIFGSSVPSDQQNAYKRMLAKYEIIERNGEDFRQAVVNLKQKGVKTGEAIRMLLENSKEYLDEP; this is encoded by the coding sequence ATGATCGACTTCCGCAACATCGCCTACCTACGGCAGGGCAACGCTCGGCAGCAGCAGGCATACGCCTTGCTAACGGAGCACGCCGTTATGGAGACGCTGCAACCCTTTGATCCGATACTCGTGGGGAGTATTCCGCTTAACGTAGGCACCGAAACAAGCGACATCGACATCATCTGCTGCTGGCAGACGAAGAGCGAGTTTGTCGATGCGGTGTTCCGCGCGTTTGGTACAATCGAAAACTTTAGCATTACCGACAAAAATACCGACGAAGGCTGCATAGTTCGATGCCAGCTAACCCTCCACGGTGTCGATATCGAGATATTTGGCAGTAGCGTGCCCTCCGATCAGCAGAACGCCTACAAGCGGATGCTCGCCAAGTACGAAATTATTGAGCGCAATGGCGAAGACTTTCGTCAGGCGGTTGTTAACCTCAAGCAAAAGGGGGTTAAAACTGGCGAGGCCATTCGGATGTTGCTCGAAAACTCAAAAGAATATTTGGATGAACCATAG